The proteins below come from a single Metarhizium brunneum chromosome 1, complete sequence genomic window:
- the fmdA gene encoding Formamidase: protein MAHAHINHSNIHFKWSKNIPPVLAVESGAELNFDLKDGFNNLIHPGTTAAQLRDLDTSQTDPAFGPVAVEGAEPGDVLRVDILELTPAPYGWTAVFPGFGLLSDEFPGPHLNVWDLSTIAEGYAEFKKGIRVPTQPFLGVMGLAPAQDGELSTIPPYNWGGNIDCKHITTGSSLYLPVQVAGALFSCGDGHAAQGDGEICGTAIETPMKARLRLTLEKDKPWVKSPHYLTSPEAKTRANSNRGQEYAAVGIDADLLEATKKGVRGAIDWLCAEKDLSREEAYMLCSVVGDLKIVEAVDMPHYAVACCIPLGIFVGEK from the coding sequence ATGGCGCATGCGCACATCAATCACTCCAACATCCACTTCAAGTGGTCCAAAAACATCCCCCCCGTTCTTGCAGTCGAGTCAGGCGCCGAGCTCAACTTCGACCTCAAAGATGGCTTCAACAATCTGATCCACCCAGGCACCACTGCCGCCCAGCTCCGAGACCTCGACACCTCCCAAACAGACCCAGCCTTTGGCCCCGTGGCAGTCGAGGGCGCCGAGCCAGGCGATGTGCTGCGCGTCGACATCCTCGAGCTGACGCCCGCGCCGTACGGCTGGACGGCCGTCTTCCCCGGCTTTGGCCTGCTGAGCGACGAGTTTCCGGGGCCCCATCTCAACGTGTGGGATTTGAGCACCATCGCAGAGGGCTATGCCGAGTTCAAGAAGGGGATCCGGGTGCCTACCCAGCCCTTCCTGGGTGTCATGGGCCTCGCGCCCGCGCAAGACGGCGAGTTGAGCACGATTCCGCCCTACAACTGGGGAGGCAACATCGACTGCAAGCACATCACCACGGGGTCGAGTCTCTACCTCCCCGTACAAGTTGCCGGCGCCCTCTTCAGCTGTGGCGACGGGCATGCTGCCCAGGGGGACGGCGAGATCTGCGGCACGGCCATCGAGACCCCAATGAAGGCTCGCCTGCGTCTTACTCTTGAGAAGGACAAGCCCTGGGTCAAGTCTCCGCATTACTTGACTTCGCCCGAGGCCAAGACGCGCGCAAACAGCAATCGCGGCCAAGAGTATGCGGCTGTTGGCATCGATGCCGATCTATTGGAGGCAACCAAGAAAGGTGTCCGAGGTGCCATTGATTGGCTTTGTGCGGAGAAGGACCTAAGCAGGGAAGAAGCCTACATGCTGTGTTCGGTGGTTGGCGACTTGAAGATTGTGGAAGCCGTCGATATGCCTCACTATGCCGTCGCGTGCTGTATTCCTCTCGGCATTTTCGTGGGCGAGAAATAG
- the atnG gene encoding ABC transporter atnG, with translation MLTYLEHHRSVRPSSMLCVYLLFSSLFDSMHCRTLWLLHNAQPLATIVSALLATKVALLLLESQNKTSILSGKGESLGPEATSGIISRSLLWWLNDLFLTGYGTTLSVEKLHLLDLELRSETLLHRMHLNWPRYRDSGKHALLRTLLSSTKAALLAGVVPRICYSAFKMSQPFLINRVIRLVQNQGTEGAYSPEVGYALIPATVFLYLGLAIGYSFSQQKIYRMLTAIRVSLTSFLLDNATDLESGAKESSAVLTLVTTDVGVIERAFAQIHELWATPIELGLALWFLVVQMGWGSVGPAIAVLFSFIGTFQLSKFMAPAVKANNEATQNRISNTSSVLGSMKEIKMLGLVEPWLRAIVRLHDIQMKRSIFFRKLITLMNLLGNTPSRFAPVLTFGIALLSFGSKSGEKFTVAKAFTAMSILGLVTGPLSWLMFSLPTLISSFASFTRLQDFIMTCEDSRVRYSDAVIPGELNGPSPGTGSGAVAPFGFLGDAIIAAKDASIIFKTDDEAVLRDINLSIQPGSFTLVAGKVGSGKTVLLRGLLGQLQTKGYLKVYGAGAAYCAQTPWLMNATVRSNILGQSAMDNDWYKTVVSACALDRDLAQLPNGDMSLIGPNGLSLSGGQKQRISLARALYSRKPVVVIDDVLSGLDWITQRHVYNRVFAPKGLLRGSKTTVILATHALHLIDRPDSVILLGDKGPGQVIQGPLDELKASTGIQALISSSREESSAHEDEIAQKGTLLKTAQGPPRQKDVDGKIDSKIRTSGDISLYLYYFKAIGTRKLMILLISEAANALTNIFPEIWLMIWTTANLKNPKTSNGWYFGIYTLAEVVGLVLFGWSIWFVIINVTTSSVKKLHLALLKTVMNAPLSFFVSTDVGDLINRFSKDHDIINQRLPLGLWLSVSGVFSLLTSTAMVLYGSQYLAIALPLIVLVVYCIQAFYLRTSRQLRHLDLEATAPLYSHLKETIDGISTIQAYGWVPAFEETSLRLLDNSQKPHYFLLGAQCWLKLVLELFVGSLAVTLITLAVMAPGGTSAGAIALGLVNVISLSSALVELISHWTGLEGSLGAIERLKSFEANTPQEVTSPQPRQPPEKWPSRGLVEFDKVTASYSANSGNDHYRALNSVTLSIRQGEKVAVCGRTGSGKSTLLLTLFRLLDPDSGTITVDGIDISNIPQNVLRPRLIAVPQEPMLFPGTLRTNICPGGRTDEMEAGESDEHIISCLRKVELWDKISAKGGLDSDVSDLGLSQGQKQLLCLARALIRKDISAVLVLDEAMSAVDRETEELMVKVLEEEFAHHTVLSVVHRLNTVLKYDQVVVLDGGTVAEVGKPETLLQDQNGRFRALWDGQH, from the exons ATGCTGACTTACCTGGAGCACCATCGATCCGTGAGACCATCAAGTATGCTTTGCGTCTATCTCTTGTTTTCGTCATTGTTTGACTCAATGCACTGTCGAACTCTCTGGTTGCTTCACAACGCCCAGCCCTTGGCAACTATCGTATCAGCATTGCTGGCAACAAAAGTCGCTTTGTTACTCCTAGAGTCCCAGAATAAGACTTCTATACTCAGCGGCAAAGGTGAGTCCCTGGGTCCTGAAGCTACCAGTGGAATCATCAGTAGGAGCCTTTTGTGGTGGCTCAATGATCTCTTCTTGACCGGCTACGGAACGACTCTATCGGTAGAAAAGCTGCACCTTTTAGACTTGGAGCTTCGCTCGGAGACTTTGTTGCACCGAATGCATCTTAACTGGCCGCGTTACAGAGACTCTGGGAAGCATGCACTGCTTCGCACCTTGCTCAGCTCTACAAAGGCTGCTTTGCTTGCTGGGGTTGTTCCAAGAATATGCTATTCTGCCTTCAAGATGTCGCAGCCGTTTCTAATCAACAGGGTTATCCGCCTTGTTCAAAACCAGGGAACTGAAGGAGCATATTCTCCCGAAGTAGGCTACGCACTCATCCCTGCGACGGTTTTCTTGTACCTTGGACTTGCT ATCGGCTACAGCTTCTCCCAGCAAAAGATATATCGAATGCTCACCGCAATTCGCGTCTCCCTTACGTCGTTCTTGTTGGATAATGCCACGGACCTAGAATCAGGGGCCAAAGAAAGTTCCGCTGTTCTGACATTGGTCACAACCGACGTAGGTGTCATCGAACGAGCTTTCGCACAGATCCATGAGCTTTGGGCAACTCCCATCGAACTTGGCCTGGCTCTTTGGTTTCTTGTCGTTCAAATGGGATGGGGCTCGGTTGGTCCTGCAATAGCGGTACTAT TCTCATTCATAGGGACATTTCAACTGTCCAAGTTCATGGCACCTGCTGTCAAAGCCAACAATGAAGCCACCCAAAACAGAATCAGCAACACGAGTAGTGTTTTGGGATCAATGAAGGAAATAAAAATGCTCGGGTTGGTCGAACCGTGGCTTAGAGCCATTGTTAGGCTGCACGATATTCAGATGAAGAGGTCTATTTTCTTCCGCAAGCTGATTACTCTCATGAATTTGCTAG GGAATACACCGTCCAGGTTTGCGCCCGTCTTGACCTTTGGCATCGCCCTTCTTTCCTTTGGGTCTAAGTCAGGCGAAAAGTTCACCGTGGCGAAAGCTTTCACTGCCATGAGCATCTTAGGTCTTGTCACGGGGCCACTTTCTTGGCTCATGTTTTCCTTGCCAACTTTGATAAGTTCTTTCGCGAGCTTCACTAGATTGCAGGACTTCATCATGACTTGCGAGGACAGTAGAGTACGTTACAGCGATGCTGTAATCCCAGGAGAGCTGAATGGCCCAAGCCCAGGCACTGGCTCCGGAGCTGTGGCACCATTCGGATTCTTGGGGGACGCGATCATCGCTGCCAAAGACGCTAGCATTATATTCAAGACTGATGACGAAGCTGTTTTGCGAGATATTAATCTTTCCATCCAACCCGGCTCGTTCACACTAGTGGCTGGCAAGGTCGGTTCTGGGAAGACTGTTCTCTTGAGGGGATTGCTTGGTCAATTACAAACAAAAGGCTATCTCAAAGTATACGGAGCTGGCGCTGCATATTGTGCCCAGACACCATGGCTTATGAATGCCACCGTGAGATCAAATATCTTAGGACAGTCGGCGATGGATAATGATTGGTATAAGACAGTGGTCTCTGCATGTGCACTCGATCGGGACTTGGCACAACTTCCTAACGGTGACATGTCCTTAATTGGGCCCAACGGACTTTCTTTAAGTGGCGGCCAGAAGCAACGCATA TCGCTGGCTCGTGCATTATATTCAAGGAAACCGGTTGTGGTCATCGACGACGTCTTGAGCGGCCTGGACTGGATAACCCAGCGCCATGTGTATAATCGTGTCTTCGCACCAAAAGGGCTTCTCAGGGGAAGTAAAACCACTGTTATTCTTGCCACTCACGCTC TGCACCTAATTGACCGGCCAGATAGCGTTATCCTACTAGGGGATAAAGGCCCAGGCCAAGTAATACAGGGGCCATTGGACGAACTTAAGGCCTCTACGGGTATACAAGCTTTAATATCGTCCTCAAGAGAAGAAAGCTCAGCCCATGAAGATGAAATAGCTCAAAAAGGAACATTACTCAAAACGGCTCAGGGGCCTCCTCGACAAAAGGACGTTGACGGTAAAATCGACTCCAAAATACGGACATCTGGGGATATTTCGCTGTACTTGTACTATTTCAAGGCAATTGGCACGAGAAAATTGATGATACTCCTTATTAGCGAGGCAGCAAATGCGTTGACGAACATATTTCCAG AGATTTGGCTCATGATTTGGACGACAGCCAACTTGAAGAACCCGAAAACAAGCAATGGTTGGTACTTTGGTATTTATACCCTTGCCGAGGTCGTAGGCCTGGTTTTATTCGGTTGGTCGATCTG GTTTGTCATAATCAACGTAACAACATCGTCTGTTAAGAAGCTACACTTGGCCCTACTCAAAACCGTCATGAA TGCACCGTTGTCCTTCTTCGTTTCTACCGATGTAGGCGACTTGATAAACCG ATTCAGCAAAGACCACGACATTATCAATCAGCGCCTGCCTCTTGGGTTATGGCTGAGCGTTAGCG GGGTCTTTTCGCTCCTTACATCCACAGCCATGGTGCTCTACGGCTCACAATATCTTGCCATAGCCTTGCCGCTTATTGTTCTTGTAGTGTACTGCATACAGGCATTCTACCTGAGAACATCTCGTCAATTGCGGCACCTGGATCTGGAGGCTACCGCCCCTCTGTATTCGCACTTGAAGGAAACTATTGATGGGATATCGACCATCCAAGCTTACGGGTGGGTGCCTGCCTTTGAAGAAACGTCACTAAGACTGCTCGATAACTCCCAGAAGCCTCATTATTTCCTCCTCGGGGCTCAATGCTGGCTTAAGCTTGTCTTGGAACTCTTTGTTGGAAGTCTCGCTGTTACTCTCATCACACTTGCAGTCATGGCCCCAGGAGGCACTAGTGCTGGAGCTATTGCGTTGGGATTAGTCAATGTCATTAGTCTGAGCTCAGCACTGGTTGAGCTTATATCACACTGGACAGGTCTTGAGGGTTCTCTGGGCGCGATAGAGAGGCTCAAGAGCTTTGAAGCAAATACACCACAGGAGGTGACGAGCCCACAGCCACGGCAACCGCCTGAGAAGTGGCCCTCTCGGGGGCTGGTGGAATTTGATAAAGTGACCGCGTCCTACTCTGCCAACAGCGGCAACGACCATTACCGAGCTCTCAATAGCGTCACGCTGTCGATACGCCAGGGGGAGAAAGTTGCGGTCTGCGGCAGGACAGGTAGTGGAAAGTCGACGCTGCTTCTCACCTTGTTCCGGCTGCTAGATCCAGACTCGGGCACGATTACGGTCGACGGAATAGACATTTCGAATATTCCGCAAAACGTCTTGCGGCCGCGCCTCATCGCGGTGCCACAGGAGCCGATGCTTTTCCCGGGGACACTTCGAACCAACATTTGCCCTGGTGGGAGAACggatgagatggaggcgGGCGAGTCTGACGAGCACATCATCTCTTGCTTGCGAAAAGTCGAACTCTGGGATAAAATAAGTGCAAAGGGGGGCCTCGACAGCGACGTGTCAGACCTGGGTCTCTCGCAGGGCCAAAAACAGCTCCTTTGCCTCGCTCGAGCGCTTATCCGCAAGGATATCAGCGCGGTGCTTGTGCTAGACGAGGCAATGAGTGCGGTTGATCGGGAGACTGAGGAGCTCATGGTCAAGGTGCTTGAAGAGGAATTTGCCCACCACACGGTCCTCTCTGTAGTACATCGACTGAACACGGTTCTCAAGTATGATCAGGTAGTGGTATTGGATGGCGGGACGGTTGCCGAGGTCGGTAAGCCAGAGACTCTTTTGCAGGACCAGAATGGCCGATTTCGAGCGCTGTGGGACGGACAGCATTGA
- the mx3 gene encoding Interferon-induced GTP-binding protein Mx3: MAISLDSSVLDQLNTTKARKLHKLTDRLSAYGVGRTLNLPQIIVVGEQSAGKSSVLEALSHVRFPVKGDLCTRFATEIVLRRARQTRVHVSVRFDDKSKPSWTSHRVGFTEDDLPDIIEEAKEAMGIDSTGRDFCNDILRLEIESHNLYPLTLVDLPGLCETATQSMRGKETVDQLVQSYMRHKNSIILVVVAANNQLANQIALEKAKEFDPNRERTLGVITKPDLTWPGTPEESDYIQLARNQDGAHRLKLGWHVLCNRADDGDTLGTRDATEASFFETTEWDTISKHHRGIVSLRKKLSEVLSSHIRQNLSALMDDIGGKLRERQEQLDQLGESRPSSKEMRSFLLNISPRFQKLVHDGIYGRYDDPFFGDLGDTNRKLRSQLRNFNLAFDFVLATRGSRIAIAPDDDWRNAQLQAPGFLKSFIDEYPYDFPEPESISRESLKKHLESQAAANQGCEISGSHNADLIVRLFQTHASPWKDIAAFHIKQVTLVAKAFVDQLIRHIVDQSEGNPTIEAILCGCVDQFFAEKEKLLSDKLEELIQPYSRGYAMPLGVEFRQMVTNRTSKRLAKRLTELSKKQTNPTDAGRFKRLRRDMLKEAASTLDAVDGGQFGTEKIIDMTLAYYEMSRRTFTDNVINLAIEGCLIRDLPNILTLTQVDKMEKGQVNKLAVEGKGTRARRKQLRAECNVLREGLERCRQYKPRGVTGVPSSESGIQPVIEGRGVSGKFQYAVYFTSRTGSSRQAPRATCNRVTHSVRIVQKTSISIVPKSIGRTRQVDTPCSNVHWEFVWRSGVFHHIDKLKFWWPIWIEISISCCINRSFNFRYIKKLWF, translated from the exons ATGGCCATCTCACTGGACTCTTCTGTCCTAGATCAACTGAACACTACCAAGGCAAGAAAGCTTCATAAGCTGACAGACAGACTGAGCGCCTATGGCGTTGGCAGGACTTTGAACCTCCCGCAGATCATTGTTGTTGGCGAGCAGTCGGCGGGAAAGTCATCCGTCTTGGAAGCCCTTTCTCACGTCCGCTTCCCCGTCAAAGGGGACCTCTGTACTCGATTCGCAACAGAGATTGTCCTTCGTCGGGCGAGGCAGACCCGTGTGCATGTTAGTGTCCGGTTCGACGACAAGTCCAAGCCATCTTGGACGAGCCACAGAGTGGGATTCACCGAAGATGATCTTCCAGACATTATCGAAGAggccaaagaagccatggGAATAGATTCCACAGGCAGAGACTTTTGCAATGATATTTTACGGCTAGAGATCGAGAGTCATAACCTGTATCCGCTGACTCTCGTGGACCTTCCCGGGCTGTGCGAGACAGCAACCCAGTCCATGCGAGGCAAGGAAACCGTCGACCAGCTTGTGCAAAGCTACATGAGGCACAAAAACAGCATCATTCTAGTTGTCGTCGCTGCGAACAATCAGCTCGCCAACCAGATTGCTCTGGAAAAGGCTAAGGAATTCGATCCGAATCGCGAGCGAACACTGGGCGTCATTACCAAGCCTGATCTTACATGGCCGGGAACGCCCGAGGAAAGCGACTACATACAACTAGCCAGGAACCAAGACGGAGCACATAGGCTTAAACTCGGTTGGCACGTCTTGTGTAATAGAGCAGACGATGGAGACACCCTGGGCACCCGTGATGCCACCGAGGCAAGCTTTTTCGAGACGACTGAATGGGATACGATTTCAAAACATCATCGTGGGATTGTTAGTCTGCGCAAGAAACTAAGCGAGGTTCTTTCTAGCCATATCCGGCAGAATTTGTCTGCTTTGATGGATGACATAGGAGGAAAACTTAGGGAGAGGCAAGAACAACTTGACCAATTAGGAGAATCGAGGCCGAGCTCTAAAGAGATGCGGTCATTTCTCCTCAATATCTCACCAAGGTTTCAAAAGCTGGTACATGACGGCATCTATGGCAGATACGACGATCCGTTCTTTGGCGATTTAGGCGATACAAACCGCAAGTTACGCTCCCAGCTGAGAAATTTTAATCTCGCCTTTGACTTTGTGCTAGCAACAAGGGGATCCAGGATTGCAATTGCGCCAGACGACGACTGGCGCAATGCACAGCTCCAGGCCCCCGGATTTCTCAAAAGTTTTATTGACGAGTATCCGTACGATTTTCCCGAGCCAGAGTCCATTAGCAGGGAGTCCCTCAAAAAGCACTTGGAGAGTCAAGCGGCGGCCAACCAAGGCTGTGAAATCTCAGGCTCCCACAACGCGGATCTCATTGTCCGACTATTCCAGACACATGCTTCACCTTGGAAGGATATCGCGGCATTCCACATCAAGCAAGTCACGTTAGTGGCCAAGGCGTTTGTGGACCAACTGATTCGCCACATTGTCGATCAGTCGGAAGGGAACCCGACAATCGAGGCTATTCTTTGCGGCTGCGTTGACCAATTCTTTGCagaaaaggagaagcttCTCTCGGACAAACTCGAGGAACTTATCCAGCCGTATTCAAGGGGTTATGCCATGCCTCTGGGCGTCGAGTTTCGTCAAATGGTTACGAATAGAACTAGCAAGCGTCTGGCTAAACGGTTGACCGAGCTGTCGAAGAAACAGACAAATCCTACAGATGCTGGCAGATTCAAGAGACTCAGGAGGGATATGCTAAAGGAAGCCGCCTCTACGCTTGATGCAGTCGATGGAGGACAGTTTGGAACGGAAAAGATCATTGACATGACGCTGGCGTATTACGAG ATGTCTCGACGAACGTTTACGGACAATGTTATCAACCTAGCTATAGAAGGCTGTCTCATTCGAGATTTGCCAAACATTCTCACGCTGACCCAGGTGGACAAAATGGAAAAGGGGCAAGTCAACAAGCTAGCGGTCGAAGGGAAAGGTACCCGAGCTCGCCGTAAACAGCTGCGTGCGGAATGTAACGTCCTGCGAGAAGGCCTCGAGCGGTGCCGCCAATACAAACCCAGAGGCGTGACTG GTGTGCCATCCTCAGAGTCAGGAATTCAGCCGGTAATCGAAGGGCGCGGTGTCTCAGGTAA ATTCCAGTACGCTGTTTACTTCACCAGCCGGACAGGCAGCTCCAGACAGGCACCTCGCGCCACCTGCAACCGAGTCACTCACAGTGTCCGCATCGTCCAGAAGACCAGCATCTCCATTGTCCCCAAATCCATCGGCCGCACAAGGCAAGTCGACACCCCTTGTTCCAATGTT CACTGGGAGTTCGTCTGGCGGAGCGGCGTCTTCCACCACATCGACAAGCTTAAATTCTGGTGGCCTATTTGGATCGAAATTTCAATCTCCTGCTGCATCAACAGGAGCTTCAACTTCCGCTACATCAAGAAGCTTTGGTTCTGA
- the MTARC1 gene encoding Mitochondrial amidoxime-reducing component 1, giving the protein MKVTSIYVYPIKALRPIRLDDARLTPQGVQYDRRFMICRADDTDPSKLTKVQIDKVYQCGLFKQEIVGDSVHVSYLTPEDPVVAAHPMQNEVLEVPLSPDTSDLETVDVDLHLSMVTAYRMGARYDDWFTACFGFKAVLIYIGDGRRPVLGTYAPQTDGPPQQRGWLSSISGYVAGTSRPAKDKPWLAFSDLAPFLVASEKSLANVKARMPSSDVAITAFRPNIVVDGEADFDEDFWAELSANDQPFLTLTKMCNRCPSLNVDYDTGKIAEGERGTVLKKLMSDRRVDTGAKYNPVFGKYGFLNEGQENMVLAVGDEITVTKRADERPIFDWPLRARGAQPQFYQTS; this is encoded by the exons ATGAAGGTCACATCG ATATATGTTTATCCTATCAAAGCCCTTCGTCCAATTCGCCTCGACGATGCCCGTCTCACCCCCCAGGGCGTCCAGTATGACCGACGCTTCATGATTTGTCGCGCCGACGACACAGACCCTTCCAAGCTCACCAAGGTCCAAATTGACAAGGTTTACCAGTGCGGCTTGTTCAAGCAGGAGATTGTAGGCGACAGCGTTCACGTCTCGTATCTGACTCCCGAGGACCCTGTCGTTGCTGCGCATCCGATGCAAAATGAGGTCCTGGAGGTCCCGCTGAGCCCCGACACATCTGATCTAGAGACGGTAGATGTCGACTTACACCTGAGCATGGTCACTGCGTATCGAATGGGCGCCCGCTACGACGACTGGTTCACGGCCTGCTTCGGATTCAAAGCCGTATTGATCTATATCGGGGACGGAAGGCGGCCAGTCCTCGGAACCTATGCTCCCCAAACAGACGGCCCACCTCAGCAAAGAGGTTGGCTATCCTCCATATCCGGCTACGTAGCTGGGACATCGAGGcccgccaaggacaagccGTGGCTTGCCTTCTCAGACCTGGCCCCCTTTCTCGTCGCCTCTGAAAAGTCCCTTGCCAACGTCAAGGCCAGAATGCCCTCAAGCGACGTCGCAATCACAGCCTTCCGACCCAATATTGTCGTCGACGGAGAAGCAGACTTTGACGAAGATTTCTGGGCCGAACTCTCCGCCAACGACCAGCCGTTCCTCACCCTGACCAAGATGTGTAACCGCTGCCCGTCCCTCAACGTGGACTACGACACCGGCAAAATAGCCGAGGGCGAGAGAGGCACGGTCCTCAAGAAGCTCATGTCCGACCGACGGGTAGACACAGGTGCCAAATACAACCCCGTCTTCGGAAAATACGGCTTCCTGAACGAAGGACAAGAGAACATGGTCCTTGCCGTAGGCGACGAAATCACCGTCACCAAACGCGCCGACGAACGACCTATTTTTGACTGGCCCCTGCGAGCACGGGGTGCCCAGCCGCAGTTCTATCAAACGTcctaa